In one Halorubrum sp. CBA1229 genomic region, the following are encoded:
- a CDS encoding DUF255 domain-containing protein — protein sequence MTDETHVEWRDWGPEAFAEADERDRPVLLSLSATWCEGCHEMDAVTYAEPRVAANVNEGFVPVRVDVDRRPRVRERYNMGGFPTTAFLTPDGELLTGAGYLDVDGMRQVLESVRQMWADKGRSAGRVPRALDADLPPRAELTDAIESHLAGQVEVKYDEEYAGWGTDAKFPLPRTVEFALKRDRDRALRTLDAVRDHLADDVAGGFFRFAGTRDWGDVAYEKPIDTNAAVTRAFANAYLYTGDEAYLAPATDAVEFLTDDLWTGYGVGGSLGPGLGRAYYAAPADDRAELDSPRRDLTVFAGGNALAADALLAVAAYTDDERAREYADRILDELERDLIDADSGAVTHYRGSDEVGESDLLDDVARVVSAYVRAAGVLGEGADVARAVADRAIDRLHVDGSFVDGPRSGPGLLDRPFRPLDGNVEMATALLDLSALTGEDRYRGVARETAAAFAGATERLGVQVAGYGSLVGRLLRGTTVIAVGDEPGSDLHRAAWRVADHEKVVAPNAHLEGSPAPRSVPAGSAVVLAGDAISEPAETPDELMRRVAETAE from the coding sequence ATGACCGACGAGACGCACGTCGAGTGGCGCGACTGGGGGCCCGAGGCGTTCGCCGAGGCCGACGAGCGGGACCGCCCGGTGCTCCTCTCGCTGTCCGCCACGTGGTGCGAGGGCTGTCACGAGATGGACGCCGTCACGTACGCCGAGCCCCGCGTCGCCGCCAACGTCAACGAGGGGTTCGTCCCGGTCCGCGTCGACGTCGACCGTCGCCCGCGCGTCCGGGAGCGGTACAACATGGGCGGGTTCCCGACCACCGCGTTCCTCACGCCGGACGGCGAGCTGCTCACCGGCGCGGGCTACCTCGACGTCGACGGGATGCGGCAGGTGCTCGAGTCCGTGCGGCAGATGTGGGCCGACAAGGGACGGTCGGCGGGGCGGGTCCCCCGCGCGCTCGACGCCGACCTCCCGCCGCGCGCGGAGCTGACCGACGCGATCGAGAGCCACCTCGCCGGGCAGGTGGAGGTGAAGTACGACGAGGAGTACGCCGGCTGGGGGACGGACGCGAAGTTCCCGCTTCCCCGCACCGTCGAGTTCGCGCTGAAGCGCGACCGCGACCGCGCCCTCCGGACGCTCGACGCGGTGCGCGACCACCTCGCCGACGACGTCGCCGGCGGCTTCTTCCGGTTCGCGGGGACCCGCGACTGGGGTGACGTCGCCTACGAGAAGCCGATCGACACGAACGCGGCGGTCACGCGCGCGTTCGCGAACGCCTACCTCTACACCGGCGACGAGGCGTACTTGGCGCCCGCGACCGACGCGGTCGAGTTCCTCACCGACGACCTCTGGACCGGCTACGGCGTCGGCGGGAGCCTCGGGCCCGGACTCGGCCGCGCCTACTACGCCGCGCCCGCAGACGACCGCGCGGAGCTCGACTCGCCCCGCCGCGATCTGACCGTCTTCGCGGGCGGGAACGCGCTCGCGGCCGACGCGCTGCTCGCGGTCGCCGCGTACACCGACGACGAGCGCGCCCGCGAGTACGCCGACCGGATCCTCGACGAGCTCGAACGCGACCTGATCGACGCCGACTCCGGCGCGGTGACCCACTACCGCGGCAGCGACGAAGTCGGCGAGTCGGACCTGCTGGACGACGTCGCCCGCGTCGTGAGCGCGTACGTACGAGCCGCCGGCGTCCTCGGCGAGGGCGCCGACGTCGCCCGCGCGGTCGCGGACCGAGCGATCGACCGACTCCACGTCGACGGCTCCTTCGTGGACGGGCCGCGGTCGGGCCCGGGGCTGCTCGACCGCCCGTTCCGGCCGCTCGACGGCAACGTCGAGATGGCGACCGCGCTGCTCGACCTGTCGGCGCTGACCGGCGAGGACCGCTACCGCGGGGTCGCCCGCGAGACCGCGGCAGCGTTCGCGGGGGCCACGGAGCGGCTCGGCGTGCAGGTCGCCGGCTACGGGAGCCTCGTCGGGCGGCTCCTCCGCGGCACCACCGTCATCGCGGTCGGCGACGAGCCGGGCAGCGACCTCCACCGCGCGGCGTGGCGGGTCGCGGACCACGAGAAGGTCGTCGCCCCGAACGCCCATCTGGAGGGGTCGCCGGCGCCGCGGTCGGTCCCGGCGGGCTCGGCGGTCGTGCTCGCCGGGGACGCGATCTCGGAGCCCGCGGAAACGCCGGACGAGTTGATGCGGCGGGTCGCCGAGACCGCGGAGTAG
- a CDS encoding TrmB family transcriptional regulator has translation MASLRDLGLSEYEARAYRALLRTGPTTAKDLSRASEVPMGRVYDVLNSLEQHNLVRSQAASRPKKYAAVEPDAALDRLLDEKKRELETQAEQYEEVVADLSTELDAGEPVDGQFWTAAVGAEEATDLLLERIAAAERRMVVVVGAPATGFDLGTIGEQVAAELESALERGVEIRVLLSPETVDALPRSVGRRYTAELSDMEGFEVRTTAGVDGTFNVFDGIEVCIEVPHPLSGDEPFAMIDVKDAEFATSVSEEFEPRWADAETLSFG, from the coding sequence ATGGCATCTCTCCGGGATCTGGGGCTCTCCGAGTACGAGGCGCGCGCCTATCGAGCGCTGCTGCGCACCGGGCCGACGACGGCGAAGGACCTCTCGCGAGCCAGCGAGGTTCCCATGGGGCGGGTGTACGACGTGCTCAACAGCTTAGAGCAGCACAACCTCGTCCGGAGTCAGGCCGCCAGCCGGCCGAAGAAGTACGCCGCGGTCGAGCCCGACGCCGCGCTCGACCGGCTGCTCGACGAGAAGAAGCGGGAGCTGGAGACGCAAGCGGAGCAGTACGAGGAGGTGGTCGCCGACCTCTCGACGGAGCTCGACGCGGGGGAGCCGGTCGACGGCCAGTTCTGGACGGCGGCAGTCGGCGCGGAGGAGGCCACGGACCTCCTCTTGGAGCGAATCGCGGCGGCCGAGCGCCGGATGGTCGTCGTCGTCGGGGCGCCGGCGACCGGCTTCGACCTCGGAACGATCGGCGAGCAGGTCGCCGCGGAGCTGGAGTCGGCGCTCGAACGCGGCGTCGAGATCCGGGTGTTGCTGTCGCCGGAGACGGTGGACGCGCTGCCGCGGAGCGTCGGTCGACGGTACACCGCGGAGTTATCAGACATGGAGGGGTTCGAAGTCCGGACGACCGCGGGCGTCGACGGGACGTTCAACGTGTTCGACGGGATCGAGGTGTGCATCGAGGTGCCGCACCCGCTGTCGGGCGACGAGCCGTTCGCGATGATCGACGTGAAGGACGCGGAGTTCGCGACGAGCGTGAGCGAGGAGTTCGAGCCGCGGTGGGCGGACGCGGAGACGCTGTCGTTCGGGTGA
- the mptA gene encoding GTP cyclohydrolase MptA yields MSHQLPDVQASAPDVTVGLSQVGVTGVEKLVKLARGDKRPIVLMAEFEVFVDLPSGRKGIDMSRNLATIDEILEEITREEAYRVEDVCGDAAERLLEKHDYTTTAEVSMTAELVTREDTPASGIETQSTSTIIASATATEEGTREEIGAEVTGMTVCPCSQGMSESRAREKLAELGVDEETTEEFLDAVPQPGHSQRGHATLTVTTDGHPDLDLRDLIDVARDSMSARIYNMAKRPDEDHMTYEAHADAKFVEDCVRALAEGTVEEFDHLPDDAVIRMKQSNDESIHQHNAHAEREVTMGDLRTELNVR; encoded by the coding sequence ATGAGCCATCAGCTGCCGGACGTACAGGCGTCGGCGCCCGACGTCACCGTCGGGCTCTCGCAGGTCGGCGTCACCGGCGTGGAGAAGCTCGTCAAACTCGCCCGCGGGGACAAACGCCCCATCGTCCTCATGGCCGAGTTCGAGGTGTTCGTCGACCTGCCGAGCGGGCGCAAGGGGATCGACATGTCGCGGAACCTCGCGACGATCGACGAGATCTTAGAGGAGATCACCCGCGAGGAGGCGTACCGCGTCGAGGACGTCTGCGGTGACGCCGCCGAGCGACTCTTAGAGAAGCACGACTACACCACCACCGCCGAGGTGTCGATGACCGCGGAGCTGGTCACCCGCGAGGACACGCCGGCGTCCGGCATCGAGACGCAGAGCACGTCGACGATCATCGCCAGCGCGACCGCGACCGAGGAGGGCACCCGCGAGGAGATCGGCGCGGAGGTCACCGGCATGACCGTCTGCCCCTGCTCGCAGGGGATGAGCGAGTCCCGCGCCCGCGAGAAGCTCGCCGAGCTCGGCGTCGACGAGGAGACGACGGAGGAGTTCCTCGACGCCGTCCCGCAGCCGGGCCACTCCCAGCGCGGCCACGCGACGCTCACCGTCACCACCGACGGCCACCCCGACCTCGACCTCCGCGATCTGATCGACGTCGCCCGCGACTCGATGAGCGCCCGGATCTACAACATGGCGAAGCGGCCCGACGAGGACCACATGACCTACGAGGCCCACGCCGACGCGAAGTTCGTCGAGGACTGCGTCCGCGCCCTCGCCGAGGGGACGGTCGAGGAGTTCGACCACCTGCCGGACGACGCCGTGATCCGCATGAAACAGTCGAACGACGAGTCGATCCACCAGCACAACGCCCACGCCGAGCGCGAGGTCACGATGGGCGACCTGCGGACCGAGCTGAACGTCCGCTGA